In a genomic window of Sus scrofa isolate TJ Tabasco breed Duroc chromosome 4, Sscrofa11.1, whole genome shotgun sequence:
- the LOC100156095 gene encoding LOW QUALITY PROTEIN: T-cell surface glycoprotein CD1a (The sequence of the model RefSeq protein was modified relative to this genomic sequence to represent the inferred CDS: substituted 2 bases at 2 genomic stop codons) translates to MLFLQLPLFLVFLPGGDNEEGFQESISFKLIAISLFYNHSCTQNLGSSWLGEFQMQVWDSRFGTFVYLWPLSKGNFSNEELMELQKLFHLYFIRLAHVFHNHVIQWKLKYPFEIQEAGGCGLHHGEVRVAYRGSELLSFQNNSWLPSPKGGTRAQLISVLLDLKXVTLEIIHRTLSDTCPCFLLGLLDAGKADLQRQGQPEAWLSLGRSLGPGHLMLFCHISGFYPKPIWVMWMQGEXEQQGTQRSDILPNLRISLDVAAGEVSGLSYWVKHSSLGGQDIILYWCTGQHSSVGWIFLAVIVSLVLLTGLAFWHRKCCSPAPNALPSYPSILTCISEAMEVTCTVTSIAVLSRTHCDSPSAPIPLE, encoded by the exons ATGCTGTTTCTGCAACTTCCATTGTTCCTGGTTTTCCTCCCAGGTGGTGACAATGAAGA AGGCTTCCAGGAGTCTATCTCCTTCAAACTCATTGCGATCTCATTATTTTACAACCATTCCTGCACACAAAATCTGGGCTCAAGCTGGTTGGGAGAGTTTCAGATGCAAGTTTGGGACAGCAGATTTGGCACTTTTGTTTACCTGTGGCCTTTGTCCAAGGGCAACTTTAGCAATGAGGAGTTGATGGAACTGCAAAAGTTATTTCATTTGTACTTCATTAGACTTGCTCATGTATTTCACAACCATGTCATTCAATGGAAGCTCAAAT ATCCCTTTGAGatacaggaggcaggaggctgtGGGCTGCACCATGGTGAAGTGAGGGTTGCTTATCGAGGATCGGAGTTGCTGAGCTTTCAGAACAATTCATGGTTGCCCTCTCCAAAGGGTGGAACAAGGGCTCAGCTTATCAGCGTACTACTCGATTTGAAGTGAGTCACCTTGGAAATAATACATAGGACACTCAGTGACACCTGCCCATGTTTCCTCTTGGGTCTTCTTGATGCGGGGAAGGCAGATCTCCAGAGACAAGGTCA ACCAGAGGCCTGGCTGTCTCTTGGCCGCAGTCTTGGTCCTGGCCATCTGATGCTGTTTTGTCACATCTCTGGCTTCTACCCAAAGCCTATTTGGGTGATGTGGATGCAGGGTGAGTAGGAGCAGCAGGGCACTCAGAGAAGTGACATCCTGCCTAATCTTCGGATTTCCTTGGATGTGGCAGCTGGAGAGGTGTCTGGCCTGAGTTACTGGGTGAAGCATAGCAGCTTAGGCGGTCAGGACATCATCCTTTACTGG TGCACAGGACAGCACAGCTCCGTGGGCTGGATCTTCTTGGCAGTGATTGTGTCCCTGGTGCTCCTGACAGGTCTTGCATTTTGGCATAGGAAGTGCTG TTCTCCTGCTCCCAATGCCCTTCCTTCTTATCCCTCAATTCTCACCTGCATCAGTGAAGCGATGGAAGTCACCTGTACAGTGACTTCCATCGCTGTTCTTAGCAGGACACACTGTGACTCTCCAAGTGCTCCTATCCCCTTGGAATGA